One window of Trifolium pratense cultivar HEN17-A07 linkage group LG5, ARS_RC_1.1, whole genome shotgun sequence genomic DNA carries:
- the LOC123884666 gene encoding uncharacterized protein LOC123884666, with product MEESLAQLERVQTNLLERISKLEQHSNLQSDSNPNPPQSHTDTDTVSRLSSILQTNGVTDFSFKRVASDYYDWPLEARRDALNAASIHHLCKSIVLVNTQAPSNVVDCSDRNNSKYYVVVVQYTARFNADAVKNFLYNLNNGTIAKKKFNLRLAPEEISAELTGYGHNGVTCIGMKTGIPVILDEAIVKLTPDFFWLGGGEVDLKLGIRTSELIKFINPFIVSCSSN from the exons ATGGAAGAATCCCTCGCACAATTAGAACGAGTCCAAACCAATCTCCTTGAACGCATATCAAAACTAGAACAACATTCCAATCTTCAATCTGATTCTAATCCCAATCCCCCTCAATCTCACACTGACACTGACACAGTCTCTCGTCTCTCTTCCATTTTACAAACCAACGGCGTCACCGACTTCTCCTTCAAGAGAGTCGCTTCCGATTACTACGATTGGCCCCTCGAAGCGCGTCGCGATGCTCTTAACGCCGCGTCGATTCACCATCTCTGTAAAAGCATTGTTTTAGTTAACACACAAGCCCCTTCCAATGTTGTTGATTGTTCTGATCGAAATAATTCTAAGTACTATGTTGTCGTTGTTCAG TATACTGCTCGGTTCAATGCTGATGCTGTGAAAAACTTTCTATATAACCTCAACAATGGAACTATAGCTAAAAAGAAATTCAACT TGAGGCTGGCTCCTGAGGAAATATCAGCGGAGTTAACTGGATATGGGCACAATGGCGTAACTTGTATTGGCATGAAAACCGGCATTCCG GTGATTTTGGATGAAGCCATTGTAAAGCTAACTCCAGATTTCTTTTGGTTGGGTGGTGGTGAGGTTGATCTGAAGCTAGGGATACGGACATCCGAATTAATCAAATTTATCAACCCATTCATTGTCAGCTGTAGCAGTAATTGA
- the LOC123886642 gene encoding uncharacterized protein LOC123886642, which yields MKMAKNMCNSEGNLDDTEFSKPMPWIGIYIAIASLLCLISMSADLIKGFKARKLWFPSKYFCLNATSLTIIAVTVKLSVDLNTPMPHRHDQLAKLASSAIICTIMANSMPSLGATQNSETMMNVLAMAILVITMIVNICIQFVTGVIYEFWVEHGVMMFLMIVLLMIMTSSALCLPKMKHYMELKYQMNEEVLREISKQKEQEFSNVTDKLRDELMKFWMMAHTSSPQFILGRSVSCTASGAFCVLSTLTLLEAMLRSYLMPWSVKFCTGECDYKWSTILILIVQVGAVGVGTIAPALRWFSAVKYRCPNVRKRNTKRVFQVESYWTDTLVLVRDSPISFRIRNRWFRKLAHDVKLILVCFCIKLQIVIVMLCKAAQYASIFPMYWILGFCEYFRTWTLKFGSSTSSLGSGTKQDLRRFILHLEGEEELVEVMMKENWDATIHWVQQGEKQQPKLVMELLEKKCSMLQGFKGVAEFDCDQILPLHGVEPPPYSWSLPIVTLVSIIGALPNIEKYLVKNLISTINEGLPYVKFIENNIDKDGKLIKVRKAAEIVWLGADLYGKWLDVDLYKLSLQSKCLKETLETLAELAKTRYEKYKAKYNYVCIKVSPSAWPTKVLASNAMYRLTKTILLLNQDVVRGHNASEKLFEVLIVMISDILGACLTNLPHVISTKCLSTSIEEREDRVRQAVYILGKTKKIIEMLEKRAFPRVNFCRGTNVEDWHLMHKQKSFCYPSELSSQEENDAYTDPAKLRDLCLNIE from the coding sequence ATGAAGATGGCAAAAAACATGTGCAACAGTGAAGGAAACTTAGATGACACAGAATTCAGCAAACCTATGCCATGGATAGGAATCTACATAGCAATAGCATCACTTCTATGTCTCATTTCAATGTCTGCAGATCTCATCAAAGGTTTCAAAGCTCGCAAACTATGGTTCCCTAGTAAATATTTTTGTCTTAATGCAACTTCATTAACCATAATCGCCGTTACCGTTAAACTCTCCGTTGATCTCAACACACCTATGCCTCACCGTCATGATCAGCTAGCAAAACTTGCAAGCAGTGCTATAATCTGCACAATCATGGCTAATTCTATGCCTTCTCTTGGTGCAACACAGAATAGTGAAACCATGATGAATGTTTTGGCTATGGCTATTTTAGTGATTACAATGATTGTTAATATTTGTATTCAGTTTGTAACTGGTGTTATTTATGAGTTTTGGGTTGAACATGGTGTTATGATGTTTCTTATGATTGTTTTGTTGATGATTATGACTTCTTCTGCTTTGTGTTTACCAAAGATGAAACATTACATGGAGTTGAAGTATCAGATGAATGAAGAAGTTTTGAGAGAAATCTCAAAGCAAAAAGAACAAGAATTTAGTAATGTTACTGATAAACTAAGAGATGAATTGATGAAATTTTGGATGATGGCTCATACTAGTAGTCCTCAATTTATACTTGGAAGGTCAGTTTCATGTACTGCTTCTGGTGCTTTTTGTGTTTTGAGTACTTTGACTTTACTCGAAGCGATGCTTCGTTCTTATTTAATGCCTTGGTCGGTTAAATTTTGTACCGGTGAATGTGATTATAAGTGGTCTACAATCTTGATTCTTATAGTTCAAGTTGGTGCTGTTGGTGTTGGTACTATTGCTCCGGCTTTAAGATGGTTTTCTGCTGTTAAATATAGGTGTCCAAATGTGAGAAAAAGGAACACCAAGAGAGTTTTTCAAGTGGAAAGTTATTGGACTGATACGTTAGTGTTGGTTCGAGACAGTCCAATTAGTTTTCGGATTCGTAATCGGTGGTTTAGGAAGTTGGctcatgatgtaaaactgattcTGGTGTGTTTCTGTATTAAACTACAGATTGTGATAGTTATGTTGTGTAAAGCTGCACAATATGCTTCAATTTTTCCTATGTATTGGATTTTGGGATTCTGTGAGTATTTTAGGACTTGGACCTTGAAATTCGGTTCTAGCACTTCGAGTCTAGGATCAGGCACAAAGCAGGATTTACGACGGTTTATTCTACATCTCGAAGGCGAGGAAGAGTTGGTTGAAGTGATGATGAAAGAAAATTGGGATGCAACTATTCATTGGGTTCAACAAGGTGAAAAACAGCAGCCAAAACTTGTTATGGAGTTATTGGAGAAAAAATGTTCGATGTTGCAGGGATTTAAAGGAGTTGCAGAATTTGATTGTGATCAAATTCTACCTTTGCATGGAGTTGAACCTCCTCCATATAGTTGGTCACTTCCTATTGTGACACTAGTAAGCATTATTGGTGCTTTGCCAAATATTGAGAAGTATTTGGTGAAAAATTTGATTAGTACTATAAATGAAGGGCTACCCTATGTGAAGTTCATAGAAAACAACATTGACAAAGATGGAAAATTGATTAAAGTTAGGAAAGCAGCTGAAATTGTGTGGCTTGGAGCTGATCTTTATGGAAAGTGGCTCGATGTTGATCTTTATAAACTCTCTCTTCAAAGCAAGTGTCTCAAAGAAACACTTGAGACACTAGCTGAGCTTGCAAAAACAAGGTATGAGAAATATAAAGCAAAATATAATTATGTATGTATTAAGGTAAGTCCTTCAGCATGGCCTACAAAGGTATTGGCTTCTAATGCAATGTACAGATTAACAAAAACCATTCTTCTGTTGAATCAAGATGTTGTAAGAGGCCATAATGCTAGTGAGAAGCTGTTTGAAGTTTTGATAGTGATGATTTCTGATATATTGGGTGCATGTTTAACAAACTTGCCTCATGTGATATCCACAAAGTGTTTGAGTACTAGTATTGAAGAGAGGGAGGATCGTGTTAGACAAGCGGTTTATATTCTAGGTAAAACAAAGAAGATTATAGAAATGCTTGAAAAGAGAGCTTTTCCTAGAGTTAATTTTTGCCGCGGGACTAATGTTGAAGATTGGCATTTAATGCATAAGCAGAAGAGTTTCTGTTATCCCTCTGAACTGTCTTCACAGGAGGAGAATGATGCCTACACAGATCCTGCTAAATTAAGGGATCTTTGcctaaatattgaataa
- the LOC123884624 gene encoding uncharacterized protein LOC123884624 has translation MGTRSNLYKNPSITYNKHFSLSSVLQNLHAYNIATGNVTSDDQPPPAPTTSHKRRRPLRPPQSRHNHNNEVDDDPSSMSHHDYILKRRKEVDSSKNPERVELTEDVLGNPNSAISLVDYASDESASSECEETHTDTLPKSGHKEELNGVKSRNEQRFPVSGEPVCLICGRYGEYICNETDDDVCSMECKNELLEILKLNEGSSHDQAKDFSSSGISYALPAPVFSDDTWDYNRHRWSKKRSSLSTYECWKCQRPGHLAEDCLVKSSNEITVGRSNRSSSIPKDLLGLYRRCHQLGKDLLAANCNICRSSSNLATCIDCSIVLCDGAGHLDDHIRTHPSHEKYYSHKLKRLVKCCKSTCKVTDIKDLLVCHYCFDKAFEKFYDMYTATWKGAGFSIICGSICCEDHFTWHRMNCLNAGVEESASIVKSNGYEGKRTQLSDFIF, from the exons ATGGGAACTCGATCAAATTTGTACAAGAACCCTTCAATAACCTACAACAAACATTTCAGTCTCTCTTCCGTTCTTCAGAATCTTCACG CTTACAACATCGCCACCGGCAATGTTACTTCCGACGACCAACCGCCTCCCGCTCCAACCACCTCCCACAAACGTCGCCGTCCTCTCCGGCCACCGCAATCTCGTCACAATCATAACAATGAAGTTGACGATGATCCATCCTCTATGTCCCACCACGATTACATTCTAAAGAGAAG GAAAGAAGTTGATTCGTCTAAGAATCCTGAACGTGTTGAATTGACTGAAGATGTATTG GGAAACCCTAATTCTGCTATCTCCTTGGTGGATTATGCAA GTGATGAAAGTGCTTCTTCAGAGTGTGAAGAAACTCATACTGATACTCTTCCAAAGTCTG GTCACAAAGAAGAATTAAATGGAGTCAAAAGTAGAAATGAGCAGCGTTTTCCTGTATCAGGGGAACCTGTTTGTCTTATATGTGGAAGATACGGTGAATATATATGCAACGAG ACGGATGATGATGTCTGTAGCATGGAGTGCAAAAATGAACTTTTGGAAATTCTTAAACTCAATGAG GGATCCTCCCATGACCAAGCTAAAGATTTCTCCTCATCTGGAATTAGTTATGCCTTACCGGCTCCTGTCTTTAGTGATGATACCTGGGATTATAATCGACATCGCTGGTCAAAAAAGAGATCTAGCCTTTCTACTTATGAATG TTGGAAATGTCAAAGACCTGGGCACTTAGCAGAAGATTGTCTAGTAAAGAGTAGCAACGAG atcaCAGTGGGAAGAAGTAATAGATCTAGCTCCATTCCAAAGGATCTTCTTGGACTGTATAGAAG ATGCCACCAGCTTGGTAAAGACTTGTTGGCTGCAAACTGTAATATATGCCGCAGCTCATCGAATTTGGCTACATGCATCGATTGTAGTATTGTTCTTTGTGATGG GGCTGGTCACTTGGATGATCATATAAGAACACACCCTTCCCATGAAAAATATTACTCACACAAGCTAAAACGTCTG GTTAAATGCTGCAAGTCAACTTGCAAGGTCACTGACATCAAGGATCTCTTGGTTTGTCACTATTGCTTTGATAAAGCCTTTGAAAAGTTCTATGACATGTATACAGCAACATG GAAAGGAGCTGGGTTTTCGATTATATGTGGTTCTATATGCTGTGAAGATCACTTCACGTG GCACAGGATGAATTGTTTGAATGCAGGTGTGGAAGAAAGTGCGTCTATTGTAAAAAGCAATGGCTATGAAGGCAAACGTACGCAACttagtgattttattttttga
- the LOC123884665 gene encoding autophagy-related protein 8f, which translates to MAKSYFKQEHDLEKRRAEAARIREKYPDRIPVIVEKAERSDIPSIDKKKYLVPADLTVGQFVYVIRKRIKLSAEKAIFIFVDNVLPPTGAIMSAIYDEKKDEDGFLYVTYSGENTFGDLILQ; encoded by the exons ATGGCAAAGAGTTACTTCAAACAAGAACATGATCTTg AGAAGAGAAGAGCTGAGGCTGCTAGGATCAGGGAGAAATACCCTGACAGAATCCCG GTGATTGTGGAGAAAGCAGAAAGAAGTGATATCCCAAGTATTGACAAAAAGAA GTACCTTGTCCCTGCCGATCTCACAGTTGGACAGTTTGTCTATGTTATCCGTAAAAGAATTAAACTAAGCGCAGAAAAGGCaatctttatttttgtggaCAATGTCCTTCCACCTACAG GAGCAATAATGTCAGCCATATACGATGAGAAGAAGGATGAAGATGGGTTTCTTTATGTTACTTACAGTGGGGAGAACACCTTTGGGGATCTGATTTTGCAGTAG
- the LOC123884623 gene encoding uncharacterized protein LOC123884623 isoform X2: MKMAKNMCNSEGNLDDTEFSKPMPWIGIYIAIASLLCLISMSADLIKGFKARKLWFPCKYFCLNATSLTIIAVTVKLSVDLNTPMPHRHDQLAKLASSAIICTIMANSMPSLGVTQNKETMMNVMAMAILVITMIVNICIQFVTGVIYEFWVEHGVMMFLMIVLLMIMTSSALCLPKMKHYMELKYQMNEEALREISKQKEQEFSNVTDQLRDELMKFWMMAHTSSPQFLLGRSVSCTASGAFCVLSTLTLLEAMLRSYFMPWSVKFCAGECDYKWSTILILIVQVGAVGFGSIAPAFRWFVAVKYRCPNVRKRSCKTILQVESYWTDRLVIIRDSPISFRIHNRWFRKLAHDVKLFLLCFCIKLQIGIVRLCKVAQYVSIYPMCWVLGFCEYCMTWTLKFGSSSSSLGSGTKQDLRRFILHLEGEEELVEVMMKENCDATIHWVQHGEKQQPKLVMELLEKKCSMLQGFKGVAEFDCDQILPLHGVEPPPYSWSLPIVTLASIIIALPNLEKCLVKSFISTLNEGLPYVKFIEDNIDKDEKLIRVRKAAGIVWLGADLYGKWLDVDLYKLSLQNKSLKETLETLAECAKTRITKTILLLNQDVVRGHNASEKLFEVLIVMISDILGACLTNLPHVISTKCLSTSIEEREDRVRQAVYILGKTKKIIEMLEKRAFPRVNFCRGTNVEDWRLMHKQKRFCYPSVLSSVEENDAYTDPSKLRDICINIE; this comes from the exons ATGAAGATGGCAAAAAACATGTGCAACAGTGAAGGAAACTTAGATGACACAGAATTCAGCAAACCTATGCCATGGATAGGAATCTACATAGCAATAGCATCACTTCTCTGTCTCATTTCAATGTCTGCAGATCTCATCAAAGGTTTCAAAGCTCGCAAACTATGGTTCCCTTGCAAATATTTTTGTCTTAATGCAACTTCCTTAACCATAATCGCCGTTACTGTTAAACTCTCCGTTGATCTTAACACTCCTATGCCTCATCGTCATGATCAGCTAGCAAAACTTGCTAGCAGTGCTATAATCTGCACAATCATGGCTAATTCTATGCCTTCGCTTGGTGTAACACAGAACAAAGAAACCATGATGAATGTTATGGCTATGGCTATTTTAGTGATTACAATGATTGTTAATATTTGTATTCAGTTTGTAACTGGTGTTATTTATGAGTTTTGGGTTGAACATGGTGTTATGATGTTTCTTATGATTGTTTTGTTGATGATTATGACTTCTTCTGCTTTGTGTTTACCAAAGATGAAACATTACATGGAGTTGAAGTATCAGATGAATGAAGAAGCTTTGAGAGAAATTTCAAAGCAAAAAGAACAAGAATTTAGTAATGTTACTGATCAACTAAGAGATGAATTGATGAAATTTTGGATGATGGCTCATACTAGTAGTCCTCAATTTCTACTTGGAAGGTCAGTTTCATGTACTGCTTCTGGTGCTTTCTGTGTTTTGAGTACTTTGACTTTATTGGAAGCGATGCTTCGATCTTATTTCATGCCTTGGTCGGTTAAATTTTGTGCCGGTGAATGTGATTATAAGTGGTCTACAATCTTGATTCTTATAGTTCAAGTTGGTGCTGTTGGTTTTGGTAGCATTGCTCCTGCTTTTCGATGGTTTGTTGCTGTTAAATATAGATGTCCAAATGTGCGAAAAAGGAGCTGCAAGACAATTTTACAAGTGGAGAGTTATTGGACTGATCGTTTAGTAATAATTCGAGACAGTCCAATTAGTTTTCGGATTCATAATCGGTGGTTTAGGAAGTTGGCTCATGATGTCAAACTGTTTCTGTTATGTTTCTGTATTAAACTACAGATTGGGATTGTGAGGTTGTGTAAAGTTGCACAATATGTTTCAATTTACCCTATGTGTTGGGTTTTGGGATTCTGTGAGTATTGCATGACTTGGACCTTGAAATTTGGTTCTAGCTCTTCGAGTTTAGGATCAGGCACAAAGCAGGATCTACGACGGTTTATTCTGCATCTCGAAGGCGAGGAAGAGTTGGTTGAGGTGATGATGAAAGAAAATTGCGATGCAACTATTCATTGGGTTCAACATGGTGAAAAACAGCAGCCAAAACTTGTTATGGAGTTATTGGAGAAAAAATGTTCAATGTTGCAAGGATTTAAAGGTGTTGCAGAATTTGATTGTGATCAAATTCTACCTTTACATGGTGTTGAACCTCCTCCATATAGTTGGTCACTTCCTATTGTGACACTAGCAAGCATTATAATTGCTTTGCCAAATCTTGAGAAGTGTTTGGTGAAAAGTTTCATTAGTACTCTAAATGAAGGGCTACCCTATGTGAAGTTCATAGAAGACAACattgacaaagatgaaaaatTGATTAGAGTTAGGAAAGCAGCAGGAATTGTGTGGCTTGGAGCTGATCTTTATGGAAAGTGGCTCGATGTTGACCTTTATAAACTCTCTCTTCAAAATAAGAGCCTCAAAGAAACACTTGAGACGCTAGCCGAGTGTGCAAAAACAAG AATAACCAAAACCATTCTTCTGTTGAATCAAGATGTTGTAAGAGGCCATAATGCTAGTGAGAAGCTGTTTGAAGTTTTGATAGTGATGATTTCTGATATATTGGGTGCATGTTTAACAAACTTGCCTCATGTGATATCCACAAAGTGTTTGAGTACTAGTATTGAAGAGAGGGAGGATCGTGTTAGACAAGCGGTTTATATTCTAGGTAAAACAAAGAAGATTATAGAAATGCTTGAAAAGAGAGCTTTTCCTAGAGTGAATTTTTGCCGCGGGACTAATGTTGAAGATTGGCGTTTAATGCATAAGCAGAAGCGTTTCTGTTATCCCTCTGTACTGTCTTCAGTGGAGGAGAATGATGCCTACACAGATCCTTCAAAATTAAGGGATATTTGCATAAATATTGAGTAA
- the LOC123884904 gene encoding uncharacterized protein LOC123884904 yields MLIREMRHWLRMSCLTTLWRGPPVNVKLSLCTSSGMTNKGGSIKGKPHSTRGKQKVLPPGKLNDQRNLIRHKKCTTESFVHIAAPAQPEAPAQPEAPAQPASPAKSAAPAPPVAPAQPSASAQPAASAKSATPAQPAAPAHGSTPEVFMFMPTPGMGIQTMVGSSQHASREAPIEENDVQQISDEEENGVEDDEVVGQGNVPRLAHKRDENGKIIIRPVGKGLAPTDEVANAINYAIRKQFYTPIYNWSVFNKNEDTKKIKAEWFKSFGEKLSWDPRDHDIVYHVFEQKGAKRLSDMLTKARKKEIKPAWIGDLAWTGLKDYWKSEDFLKISNQNKINRSSKRGGALHTSGRKSHLDVALELSNNFEKDMFPDELFLKTHKRKSGAWVDGRSEATYGAYKKKLATTETHIDKTGGDSVQQVDGGTKLKLWKESVGGHTRGRVYGTADFSVNLRRGCTSFTQQSYHPHGSMSGMSLEVERAARLRAEQVAENALTQAQEAKENYHKLQNEVNAIKALLMERDLGEKDQPSTGGSCNAPHPPSHPDYDDALDEESLDEQSSDGDA; encoded by the exons ATGCTAATACGGGAAATGAGACATTGGTTGAGGATGAGTTGCCTAACGACCTTATGGAGAGGTCCCCCTGTGAATGTCAAATTATCATTGTGTACAAGTTCTGGC ATGACTAACAAAGGTGGCAGTATCAAAGGAAAGCCTCATTCTACTAGGGGAAAACAAAAGGTATTACCACCGGGAAAACTTAATGATCAGCGGAATCTCATTCGTCATAAGAAGTGTACCACCGAGTCATTTGTTCATATTGCAGCACCGGCTCAGCCGGAAGCACCAGCTCAGCCGGAAGCACCAGCTCAGCCTGCATCACCAGCTAAGTCTGCCGCACCGGCTCCGCCTGTAGCACCGGCTCAGCCTTCAGCATCGGCTCAGCCTGCAGCATCGGCTAAGTCTGCAACACCGGCTCAGCCTGCAGCACCGGCTCATGGCTCTACTCCTGAAGTATTCATGTTTATGCCAACTCCAGGAATGGGCATTCAAACAATGGTTGGCTCTTCACAACATGCCTCACGTGAGGCTCCGATTGAGGAGAATGATGTGCAACAAATATCCGATGAGGAGGAAAATGGGGTTGAGGATGACGAGGTGGTGGGTCAAGGGAATGTTCCTCGTCTTGCGCATAAGAGAGATGAAAATGGGAAGATCATTATACGACCTGTGGGTAAAGG GCTCGCTCCTACTGATGAAGTGGCAAATGCCATAAATTACGCAATACGAAAGCAGTTTTATACGCCTATCTATAATTGGAGTGTATTCAACAAAAACGAAgacactaaaaaaattaaagcagAATGGTTTAAATCTTTTGGG gAGAAGTTATCATGGGATCCTCGTGATCACGATATTGTCTATCATGTATTTGAACAAAAGGGAGCAAAACGACTATCAGACATGCTTACGAAGGCGAGGAAAAAAGAGATCAAACCTGCATGGATAGGTGATCTAGCTTGGACAGGTCTTAAAGACTACTGGAAAAGCGAGGAtttccttaaaatctccaatcAAAATAAGATCAATCGATCTTCAAAAAGAGGCGGAGCGCTCCACACCTCTGGTCGCAAGTCTCATCTGGATGTGGCACTTGAGCTC TCCAATAATTTTGAAAAGGATATGTTCCCTGATGAGTTGTTTTTGAAAACACATAAGAGGAAATCTGGAGCTTGGGTTGATGGTCGATCAGAAGCTACCTAT GGTgcatataaaaagaaattggcTACAACAGAAACACATATTGACAAAACAGGTGGAGATAGTGTTCAACAGGTGGATGGAGGGACAAAGCTTAAGTTGTGGAAAGAGTCGGTAGGGGGTCATACCCGTGGCCGGGTTTATGGCACGGCAGACTTTTCTGTCAACCTCCGGCGTGGGTGTACGTCCTTTACTCAACAGTCCTATCATCCTCATGGTTCAATGTCTGGTATGTCTTTGGAAGTGGAGAGGGCAGCTAGACTTAGAGCTGAACAGGTGGCTGAGAATGCATTAACTCAAGCTCAAGAAGCTAAAGAGAATTATCATAAGTTACAAAATGAAGTGAATGCAATAAAGGCACTTCTTATGGAGCGCGACCTTGGCGAGAAAGATCAACCTTCAACTGGTGGATCGTGCAATGCCCCCCATCCTCCTTCACATCCTGATTATGATGACGCTTTGGATGAAGAGTCATTAGATGAACAGTCCTCGGATGGTGATGCTTGA
- the LOC123884623 gene encoding uncharacterized protein LOC123884623 isoform X1, whose amino-acid sequence MKMAKNMCNSEGNLDDTEFSKPMPWIGIYIAIASLLCLISMSADLIKGFKARKLWFPCKYFCLNATSLTIIAVTVKLSVDLNTPMPHRHDQLAKLASSAIICTIMANSMPSLGVTQNKETMMNVMAMAILVITMIVNICIQFVTGVIYEFWVEHGVMMFLMIVLLMIMTSSALCLPKMKHYMELKYQMNEEALREISKQKEQEFSNVTDQLRDELMKFWMMAHTSSPQFLLGRSVSCTASGAFCVLSTLTLLEAMLRSYFMPWSVKFCAGECDYKWSTILILIVQVGAVGFGSIAPAFRWFVAVKYRCPNVRKRSCKTILQVESYWTDRLVIIRDSPISFRIHNRWFRKLAHDVKLFLLCFCIKLQIGIVRLCKVAQYVSIYPMCWVLGFCEYCMTWTLKFGSSSSSLGSGTKQDLRRFILHLEGEEELVEVMMKENCDATIHWVQHGEKQQPKLVMELLEKKCSMLQGFKGVAEFDCDQILPLHGVEPPPYSWSLPIVTLASIIIALPNLEKCLVKSFISTLNEGLPYVKFIEDNIDKDEKLIRVRKAAGIVWLGADLYGKWLDVDLYKLSLQNKSLKETLETLAECAKTRYEKYKEKYNDICIKESPSAWPKKVLASNAMYRITKTILLLNQDVVRGHNASEKLFEVLIVMISDILGACLTNLPHVISTKCLSTSIEEREDRVRQAVYILGKTKKIIEMLEKRAFPRVNFCRGTNVEDWRLMHKQKRFCYPSVLSSVEENDAYTDPSKLRDICINIE is encoded by the coding sequence ATGAAGATGGCAAAAAACATGTGCAACAGTGAAGGAAACTTAGATGACACAGAATTCAGCAAACCTATGCCATGGATAGGAATCTACATAGCAATAGCATCACTTCTCTGTCTCATTTCAATGTCTGCAGATCTCATCAAAGGTTTCAAAGCTCGCAAACTATGGTTCCCTTGCAAATATTTTTGTCTTAATGCAACTTCCTTAACCATAATCGCCGTTACTGTTAAACTCTCCGTTGATCTTAACACTCCTATGCCTCATCGTCATGATCAGCTAGCAAAACTTGCTAGCAGTGCTATAATCTGCACAATCATGGCTAATTCTATGCCTTCGCTTGGTGTAACACAGAACAAAGAAACCATGATGAATGTTATGGCTATGGCTATTTTAGTGATTACAATGATTGTTAATATTTGTATTCAGTTTGTAACTGGTGTTATTTATGAGTTTTGGGTTGAACATGGTGTTATGATGTTTCTTATGATTGTTTTGTTGATGATTATGACTTCTTCTGCTTTGTGTTTACCAAAGATGAAACATTACATGGAGTTGAAGTATCAGATGAATGAAGAAGCTTTGAGAGAAATTTCAAAGCAAAAAGAACAAGAATTTAGTAATGTTACTGATCAACTAAGAGATGAATTGATGAAATTTTGGATGATGGCTCATACTAGTAGTCCTCAATTTCTACTTGGAAGGTCAGTTTCATGTACTGCTTCTGGTGCTTTCTGTGTTTTGAGTACTTTGACTTTATTGGAAGCGATGCTTCGATCTTATTTCATGCCTTGGTCGGTTAAATTTTGTGCCGGTGAATGTGATTATAAGTGGTCTACAATCTTGATTCTTATAGTTCAAGTTGGTGCTGTTGGTTTTGGTAGCATTGCTCCTGCTTTTCGATGGTTTGTTGCTGTTAAATATAGATGTCCAAATGTGCGAAAAAGGAGCTGCAAGACAATTTTACAAGTGGAGAGTTATTGGACTGATCGTTTAGTAATAATTCGAGACAGTCCAATTAGTTTTCGGATTCATAATCGGTGGTTTAGGAAGTTGGCTCATGATGTCAAACTGTTTCTGTTATGTTTCTGTATTAAACTACAGATTGGGATTGTGAGGTTGTGTAAAGTTGCACAATATGTTTCAATTTACCCTATGTGTTGGGTTTTGGGATTCTGTGAGTATTGCATGACTTGGACCTTGAAATTTGGTTCTAGCTCTTCGAGTTTAGGATCAGGCACAAAGCAGGATCTACGACGGTTTATTCTGCATCTCGAAGGCGAGGAAGAGTTGGTTGAGGTGATGATGAAAGAAAATTGCGATGCAACTATTCATTGGGTTCAACATGGTGAAAAACAGCAGCCAAAACTTGTTATGGAGTTATTGGAGAAAAAATGTTCAATGTTGCAAGGATTTAAAGGTGTTGCAGAATTTGATTGTGATCAAATTCTACCTTTACATGGTGTTGAACCTCCTCCATATAGTTGGTCACTTCCTATTGTGACACTAGCAAGCATTATAATTGCTTTGCCAAATCTTGAGAAGTGTTTGGTGAAAAGTTTCATTAGTACTCTAAATGAAGGGCTACCCTATGTGAAGTTCATAGAAGACAACattgacaaagatgaaaaatTGATTAGAGTTAGGAAAGCAGCAGGAATTGTGTGGCTTGGAGCTGATCTTTATGGAAAGTGGCTCGATGTTGACCTTTATAAACTCTCTCTTCAAAATAAGAGCCTCAAAGAAACACTTGAGACGCTAGCCGAGTGTGCAAAAACAAGGTATGagaaatataaagaaaaatataatgacaTATGTATTAAGGAAAGTCCTTCAGCATGGCCTAAAAAAGTATTGGCTTCTAATGCAATGTACAGAATAACCAAAACCATTCTTCTGTTGAATCAAGATGTTGTAAGAGGCCATAATGCTAGTGAGAAGCTGTTTGAAGTTTTGATAGTGATGATTTCTGATATATTGGGTGCATGTTTAACAAACTTGCCTCATGTGATATCCACAAAGTGTTTGAGTACTAGTATTGAAGAGAGGGAGGATCGTGTTAGACAAGCGGTTTATATTCTAGGTAAAACAAAGAAGATTATAGAAATGCTTGAAAAGAGAGCTTTTCCTAGAGTGAATTTTTGCCGCGGGACTAATGTTGAAGATTGGCGTTTAATGCATAAGCAGAAGCGTTTCTGTTATCCCTCTGTACTGTCTTCAGTGGAGGAGAATGATGCCTACACAGATCCTTCAAAATTAAGGGATATTTGCATAAATATTGAGTAA